One part of the Ziziphus jujuba cultivar Dongzao chromosome 2, ASM3175591v1 genome encodes these proteins:
- the LOC132800749 gene encoding LOW QUALITY PROTEIN: uncharacterized protein LOC132800749 (The sequence of the model RefSeq protein was modified relative to this genomic sequence to represent the inferred CDS: substituted 2 bases at 2 genomic stop codons): MSYSNIDKEEIEEEEMEEEEYEEELQEKVKNSLIAIRAILQVLHELIVNTYRNCHGIISQNVLAVYNFDLEFMYVLSGREGSTHDSKVLNDALSKFFLVNCGFPNRCQFLAPFRGIRYHLQDFLGQSRDPETPNELFNHRHASLRNTIERLFGIFKSRFTIFKTAPPFPFNTXAELVXACARLHNFLRKERRSDEFPEEQDDEGLSSSAILANEEDDSEPIIETQEEQREHANQWRDAIAANMWNDVEHFNDNE; this comes from the exons ATGTCTTATTCCAATATAGACAAAGAAGAAATAGAAGAGGAAGAGATGGAAGAAGAAGAGTATGAAGAAGAATTGcaggaaaaagttaaaaattcttTGATAGCTATTAGAGCAATTCTCCAGGTATTACATGAACTCATAGTTAACAC TTACCGTAATTGTCATggaataatttcacaaaatgtTTTAGCAGTTTACAACTTTGATTTAGAATTTATGTATGTGCTTAGTGGGCGAGAAGGATCTACTCATGATTCAAAAGTATTAAATGATGCTCTATC taaattttttttggtgaattgtgGATTTCCAAATCGATGTCAATTTTTAGCTCCTTTTCGAGGTATTCGTTATCATCTTCAAGATTTTTTAGGTCAAAGTCGTGACCCTGAAACTCCAAATGAATTATTCAATCATCGTCATGCTTCATTGAGAAATACAATTGAGAGattatttggtatatttaaaTCCCGGTTTACAATTTTCAAAACAGCTCCGCCATTTCCATTTAATACATAAGCAGAATTAGTTTAAGCTTGTGCAAGATTACATAACTTTTTGCGCAAGGAGCGTCGTTCTGATGAGTTTCCAGAAGAACAAGATGATGAAGGTTTATCATCTTCAGCAATACTAGCTAATGAGGAGGATGATTCTGAACCAATTATTGAGACTCAAGAAGAACAAAGAGAGCATGCAAATCAATGGAGAGATGCTATAGCTGCTAATATGTGGAATGATGTTGaacattttaatgataatgaataa
- the LOC132800750 gene encoding uncharacterized protein At2g29880-like, translating to MDESNELLKLMVDAANLGWCDKSGLLSKQTVEKRIIPILNAKFGSEWTCKEYTYRLKWFKQRYANYSQLMRHSSRFRWDLITKKFAAHEEVWEDYFKSHPTHKSYRTDIFADYENLRIAIGNGVATGRHSIGLVEETDARIFDLEENRDGDLDNLTYDLMTETFIPSDIQETSLQSPTLGNFPLSLPFLNMSSEVPLITRKRNRMNFDGNSCSFETNRSQAAVLEKINQSINKLNQSIDSIDTRDYSCWDIIKEIPNLDKQTQYKALKLLNTRAKKIEFFKMTPQERFD from the exons ATGGACGAGAGCAATGAGTTACTAAAACTCATGGTTGATGCTGCCAATCTTGGATGGTGTGATAAAAGTGGTTTATTAAGCAAGCAAACTgtagaaaaaagaataattccTATTCTTAATGCAAAATTTGGGAGTGAGTGGACTTGTAAGGAGTATACATATCGATTGAAATGGTTTAAACAACGGTATGCCAACTACTCTCAACTTATGCGGCATAGCTCTAGATTTAGATGGGAtcttataacaaaaaaatttgctgCTCATGAAGAAGTGTGGGAGGACTATTTTAAG TCTCATCCTACCCATAAAAGTTATCGTACAGATATTTTTGCTGATTATGAAAACTTGAGAATTGCAATTGGAAATGGAGTAGCAACTGGGAGACATTCAATTGGATTAGTAGAGGAAACTGATGCAAGAATATTTGACTTAGAAGAAAATAGAGATGGTGATTTAGACAACTTGACATATGATCTCATGACTGAGACATTCATACCAAGTGATATACAAGAAACTTCATTGCAGTCTCCAACTTTAGGCAATTTTCCTTTATCATTACCTTTTCTGAACATGAGTTCAGAGGTTCCTCtaataacaagaaaaagaaatagaatgaACTTTGATGGAAACTCTTGTTCTTTTGAAACTAATAGGTCACAAGCAGCAGTCTTAGAGAAGATTAATCAAAGTATTAACAAGTTGAATCAAAGTATTGATTCAATTGATACTAGAGATTATAGTTGTTGGGATATTATCAAGGAGATTCCAAACTTGGATAAGCAAACTCAATATAAGGCATTGAAATTGTTAAACACTAGAGCAAAGAAGATTGAGTTCTTCAAAATGACACCCCAAGAGCGTTTCGACTAG
- the LOC107418931 gene encoding presenilin-like protein At2g29900, with protein MAQNPRSTSILESLGEEIVRIVAPVSICMFMVVILVTVLSSDSSPSSTVMTIADIAFSETDSDSSWDKFVGALLYSLLFVAVTTIITFILVLLFYFRYTKFLKIYMGFSAFLVLGFMGGEIALFLIDDFYIPVDSITFLLLLFNFAVVGVLAVFMSKMPILVTQGYLVIIGMLAAYWFTLLPEWTTWVLLVAMSLYDLAAVLLPVGPLRLLVELAMSRDEDIPALVYEARPVNHHDSTARSGVVQRRLWRDRRNENSNVGTDSNLNPNLVCGESGNSGSNTNLNVNETAHSNPNLGTNDSDHSDTRVVRVEERQISDTNAELSAPLLDHRTNVRQLGQEAAASSEHLILEGIGLGSSGAIKLGLGDFIFYSVLVGRAAMYDYMTVYACYLAIIAGLGITLMLLSLYQKALPALPVSVLLGVFFYFLTRFLLEVFVVQCSLNLVMF; from the coding sequence ATGGCCCAAAACCCAAGAAGCACAAGCATTCTTGAATCTCTGGGCGAAGAGATTGTCAGAATCGTGGCACCGGTCTCAATCTGCATGTTCATGGTGGTAATCTTGGTTACTGTTCTGAGCTCTGATTCTTCGCCTTCATCTACAGTGATGACAATTGCCGACATAGCTTTCAGCGAGACCGACTCAGACTCCTCATGGGACAAATTTGTAGGTGCCCTTTTGTACTCCCTTTTGTTTGTGGCTGTTACCACTATTATCACATTCATTTTGGTCCTCCTTTTCTATTTTAGATACACCAAGTTCTTAAAAATTTACATGGGTTTCTCTGCTTTTCTAGTTCTGGGCTTTATGGGTGGTGAAATTGCCTTGTTTCTGATTGATGACTTTTACATCCCTGTTGATTCCATAACATTTCTGCTACTTTTGTTTAACTTTGCTGTTGTGGGTGTTTTAGCTGTCTTCATGTCAAAAATGCCAATTTTAGTAACACAAggatatttagttattattGGAATGTTGGCTGCTTATTGGTTTACTCTTTTGCCTGAGTGGACTACTTGGGTGCTACTGGTTGCAATGTCATTATATGATCTTGCTGCGGTTTTATTGCCTGTTGGGCCTTTGAGACTCTTGGTGGAGCTTGCAATGTCTAGGGATGAAGATATTCCTGCTTTGGTTTATGAAGCTAGGCCAGTGAATCATCATGATTCAACTGCAAGGAGTGGTGTAGTCCAGAGGAGGCTATGGAGAGATAGAAGAAATGAGAATTCAAATGTTGGTACTGATTCCAATTTGAATCCTAACTTGGTTTGTGGTGAAAGTGGGAATTCTGGATCAAACACAAACTTGAATGTCAATGAGACTGCACATTCAAATCCAAACCTTGGTACCAATGATAGCGACCACAGTGATACAAGAGTCGTAAGAGTTGAAGAGCGGCAGATTTCAGATACGAATGCAGAGCTTTCTGCTCCTTTACTTGATCATAGAACAAATGTACGGCAGCTGGGACAGGAAGCTGCTGCATCAAGTGAACATTTGATACTGGAGGGAATTGGGTTGGGGTCATCTGGTGCAATTAAGCTGGGGCTTGGTGACTTTATCTTCTATAGTGTATTGGTTGGGAGGGCGGCAATGTATGATTATATGACAGTGTATGCTTGTTATCTTGCAATTATAGCCGGTCTTGGTATCACTTTGATGCTATTGTCTTTATATCAGAAAGCACTGCCGGCTCTTCCAGTGTCTGTACTCCTAGGtgtatttttctatttcttgaCCCGATTTTTACTTGAAGTTTTTGTTGTACAATGTTCTTTGAACCTTGTGATGTTCTAg